In the genome of Vibrio sp. 16, one region contains:
- a CDS encoding NUDIX hydrolase, whose translation MKHLSMAVVVKDGKVLVQERFRPAKGMVVEFPGGQVENNESGTDAAIRELYEETQLQGLKHVATFSNVNEYGGRIYYAVLKALEEVEPTQVDEQRQQTFKWLAPTELPVEEFYAADREFIHKKLPEFC comes from the coding sequence ATGAAGCACTTATCTATGGCGGTGGTAGTCAAAGATGGAAAGGTGTTGGTACAAGAAAGATTTAGACCAGCGAAAGGGATGGTGGTCGAGTTCCCAGGTGGTCAGGTGGAAAACAACGAATCAGGGACAGACGCCGCAATCAGAGAGCTGTATGAAGAAACCCAGCTTCAAGGCCTAAAGCACGTTGCAACCTTCTCCAACGTCAACGAATACGGTGGGAGAATTTACTACGCGGTATTGAAAGCACTAGAGGAAGTTGAGCCGACTCAAGTGGATGAACAAAGACAGCAAACCTTTAAGTGGTTGGCACCAACAGAGCTACCTGTTGAAGAGTTTTACGCAGCTGATAGAGAGTTTATTCATAAGAAGCTCCCTGAGTTTTGCTAG
- a CDS encoding FKBP-type peptidyl-prolyl cis-trans isomerase produces the protein MSKFIFPIVILVLAVFMIYRTWNNNKAGEENFAAGQSFLLENGKQEGVVTTESGLQYKILVKGEGSEKPTTSNTVKVHYHGTLIDGTVFDSSVNRGEPISFKLNQVIKGWQEGLTYMSPGDKFRLFIPSPLAYGKGGTGPIPPASTLIFDVELLEIK, from the coding sequence ATGTCAAAATTTATTTTCCCAATTGTCATTTTGGTTTTAGCGGTATTCATGATTTACCGCACGTGGAATAACAACAAAGCGGGTGAAGAGAACTTTGCTGCTGGCCAATCATTTTTATTGGAAAACGGTAAGCAAGAAGGTGTTGTTACCACAGAAAGTGGCTTGCAGTACAAGATCTTAGTTAAAGGTGAAGGCTCCGAGAAACCAACAACAAGTAACACTGTCAAAGTCCACTACCACGGCACGCTGATTGACGGCACCGTTTTTGACAGCTCTGTAAACCGTGGTGAGCCAATTAGCTTCAAATTGAATCAAGTGATTAAAGGTTGGCAAGAAGGCCTTACTTACATGTCTCCGGGAGACAAATTCCGCTTGTTCATCCCAAGCCCACTTGCTTACGGGAAAGGTGGCACAGGCCCTATTCCACCAGCATCGACCCTGATTTTTGATGTCGAACTGCTAGAAATCAAGTAA
- a CDS encoding thiol:disulfide interchange protein DsbA/DsbL, with amino-acid sequence MKKLFTLLTILTATVLVGCSDSNTPQEGKQYQQLPVNLATFRLPQVTEVFSLNCGHCRKMEAVLPQLEELTQQSIGKIHVTFNESAQIAAMIYYTAEMQLGKKPDHEFMNALFAATQMGDGATLADKKQAIDDAFQSRGLISPYELNEQQQEQLFEAMNLAQDITEKGQINSVPTFVVNGKYMVLTAGHQDIEGIANTINYLINQP; translated from the coding sequence ATGAAAAAGCTCTTCACCTTGCTGACGATTTTAACAGCTACGGTTTTAGTTGGCTGCTCTGACAGTAATACGCCGCAAGAAGGCAAGCAATACCAACAACTGCCTGTTAACCTCGCTACGTTTCGTTTACCTCAAGTCACGGAAGTCTTCTCGCTAAACTGTGGCCATTGCCGAAAGATGGAGGCTGTCCTTCCTCAATTAGAAGAACTGACCCAACAATCTATTGGTAAAATTCATGTGACCTTTAACGAGAGCGCACAAATCGCGGCCATGATCTACTACACCGCAGAGATGCAACTTGGTAAAAAACCGGATCATGAGTTCATGAATGCGCTATTCGCCGCGACCCAAATGGGTGATGGCGCGACATTAGCTGACAAAAAACAAGCCATTGATGATGCGTTCCAATCTCGCGGGTTAATTAGCCCATATGAGCTAAACGAACAACAACAAGAGCAGCTCTTTGAGGCAATGAACCTAGCACAAGATATTACCGAGAAAGGTCAAATTAACTCTGTGCCGACTTTTGTCGTCAACGGCAAATACATGGTTTTGACTGCGGGTCATCAGGACATTGAAGGCATCGCAAACACCATCAACTATTTAATCAACCAACCTTAA